Genomic segment of Ewingella sp. CoE-038-23:
TCGATACGCCAGTGACGGGTCTGAAAGACCTGATGGCGCAGCATGAAGTGCGCATTCGCAATGGTATGAAGGCGTACACGCTGCTGGAAGAGTTGCGCTCAGGCAATACCGACCCAACCGTGCGTAGCGACTTCGAGAGAACCAAGCAGGATCTCGGCTACGGCATGCTGCTAAAACGCTATACGCCGAACGTGGCGGATGCCACCGAAGCGCAAATCCAGCAGGCGACCAAAGATTCCATTCCTCGCGTTCTGCCACTGTACTTCGCATTCCGTATCATGGTGGCCTGTGGCTTCCTGATGCTGGCCATCATCGGTCTGTCGTTCTTCATGGTACTTCGCGGCAAGATTGGTCAGAAGCGTTGGCTGCACCGCGCGGCGCTGTGGGGCTTACCGCTGCCATGGATCGCCGTCGAAGCAGGGTGGTTTGTTGCCGAATATGGCCGCCAGCCTTGGGCTATCGGTGAGGTCTTGCCGACGGCTATCGCTAACTCTTCGCTGACTCGCGCTGACGTGCTGATGTCGATGGGGCTGATTTGCGGTCTGTACACCTTGTTCCTTATCGCTGAGATGTTCCTGATGTTCAAATTCGCCCGTTTGGGGCCAAGTAGCCTGAAAACTGGCCGCTACCACTTTGAACAACCTTCAGCACCGCTTGAACAAGCTCGGTAATAGGGAGTCTAGCTATGTTTGATTATGAAGTATTACGATTCATCTGGTGGGCATTGATCGGCGTGCTGTTCATTGGCTTCGCCGTGACCGACGGTTTCGACATGGGCGTGGGCATCTTGCTGCGCATCATTGGCAAAACCGACACTGACCGCCGCGTGATGATCAACTCCATTGCTCCGCACTGGGACGGCAACCAAGTCTGGCTGATCACGGCGGGCGGTGCGCTGTTCGCCGCATGGCCAATGGTCTATGCCGCCGCCTTCTCCGGCTTCTATGGCGCGATGATCCTGGTGCTCTGCGCCTTGTTCTTCCGCCCATTAGGTTTCGACTACCGTTCGAAGCTGGAAAACGCGCGCTGGCGTGGCATGTGGGACTGGGGCATCTTCATCGGTAGCTTCGTGCCTGCATTGGTGTTCGGCGTGGCGTTCGGCAACCTGCTGTTGGGCGTGCCATTCCACATCGACAATGACTTGCGCCTGTTCTACACCGGCAGCCTGTTCGAGTTGCTGAATCCGTTTGGCCTGTTGGCGGGTATCGTGAGCCTGACCATGCTCATCACTCAGGGCGCGACCTACCTGCAAATGCGTACCACCGGCGAGCTGCATTTACGCACTCGCACGGCATCGCAGATCTCAGCCTTGGTGATGATGGTGTGCTTCCTGTTAGCGGGCGTGTGGCTGGTGAAAGGGATTGATGGCTATCTGGTGACGTCGACGCTGGATCACGCAGGTCCATCGAACCCACTGCATAAAACCGTCGCACATCAGGCTGGTGCATGGTTGGTGAACTTCAACAATATGCCGAGCCTGTGGGCTATTCCGGCACTGGGCGTTATCTTGCCACTGTTCACCATCCTGTTCTCACGCATTAATAAAGGCGCACTGGCTTTCGTCAGTAACTCACTGACCATCGCTTGCGTTATTTTGACTGCTGGGATCACCATGTTCCCGTTCGTCATGCCGTCGATCACTAACCCTGACGCCAGCCTGACCATGTGGGATGCAACCTCGACATTGCTGACCTTGAAAGTGATGACCGTGGTGGCCTGTATCTTCGTGCCGATCATTCTGATCTACACCAGTTGGGCGTATTACAAGATGTTTGGTCGTCTCGACAAAACTTACATCGAAAACAACAAACACTCTTTGTATTAATCGTTCAACTGAACGGGAGATAACACTATGTGGTATTTTGCGTGGATCCTCGGGACTCTGTTAGCGTGCTCATTCGGCATTATTACCGCACTGGCTTTCGAGCACAGTGAAGAGAATAAAGCCGCTGCGGCGAAAGAGCGCGAATAATGAGCGCGCTCGCGGATAGAGTTTATGCCGTGACTGACAAGGGCCCCTTGCGGGCCCTTTCATTAGTGATGGCGCTCGTATTAGCTGGATGCGTATTTTGGCAACCGGGTGAATTCGCTTCTTCCACCAGTCAGCTGGAAGTCTGGCATGGGATCATTCTGATTTGGGCCGTTTGCACAGGCCTAATTCACGGCTTTGGATTCCGTCCCCATCGCTCTGTATGGAAAGCGTTCTTTTCACCACTCCCGGCGATGATTATTCTGCTGGCGGGGCTGGTTTACTTTTTTAGCTAGTTTGTTTATCTAATATTGATAGATATTTACACTACTTTTCCTATGGGCCATTCAGGCCCATAATTATTTTCGTTCCTGACTTGCAACCCATTCCCATCAAGAAATCTCTTGCGTATAGTAGGCCCGTCAAATTGCATTACGGGATGTAGAGTGAGTAATTCGTTGTTCCGATGGCCGGTCCGTGTTTATTACGAAGACACAGACGCTGGTGGGGTGGTCTATCACGCCCAGTACATCGCCTTTTATGAAAGGGCTCGCACAGAAATGTTGCGCCAACGCAATATTCACCAGCAACAGTTGTTGGATGAACACGTCGCTTTTGCTGTCCGCCGCATGACGGTCGAATACTTGGCTCCTGCTTGTCTTGACGACTTGCTGGATGTCCAAAGTGAGATAACGTCTATTCGGGGGGCCTCACTTACCTTTGCACAACGAATTCTTGATGCACGTGGCAACCTTCTGAGTACTGCAGAAGTGTTGATTGCATGTATCGATCCACACCAAAAGAAGCCAAGAGCGCTTCCTAAGTCTTTTGTCGCGGAGTTTAAGCAGTGACTGACATGAACATTCTTGATTTATTTTTAAAGGCCAGCATCCTGGTTAAGCTGATCATGCTTATTCTGGTGTGCTTCTCTGTCGCGTCTTGGGCAATCATCATTCAGCGCACCAAAGTGTTGAATGCTGCTACGCGTGAGGCAGAAGCGTTTGAAGATAAATTCTGGTCCGGTATCGAGCTTTCACGCCTTTACCAGGAAAGCCAGGGCCGTCGTGAGACTCTCACTGGCGCCGAACAAATTTTCCATTCAGGTTTCAAAGAGTTCGCTCGTTTGCACCGTGCAAACAGCCATGCGCCAGAGTCGGTCATCGACGGCTCCTCTCGCGCCATGCGTATCTCCTTCAACCGTGAAATGGAAACCCTCGAAACCCACATTCCTTTCCTCGGCACCGTTGGTTCTATCAGCCCATACATTGGTCTGTTCGGTACTGTTTGGGGGATCATGCATGCGTTCATCGGTTTGGGTTCTGTTAAGCAGGCCACCTTACAGATGGTTGCGCCGGGTATCGCCGAAGCCTTGATCGCGACAGCAATCGGTCTTTTCGCTGCAATTCCAGCAGTTATGGCTTACAACCGATTGAACCAGCGCGTGAACAAGCTCGAGCAAAACTACGACAACTTTATGGAAGAATTTACGGCTATCCTGCACCGTCAGGCTTTCTCTCGCGAAACAAGCAGTAACTAAAGGGGGATAGCATGGCTCGAGTACGTGGTCGCCATCGTCGCGAATTAAAGTCAGAGATTAACATTGTTCCGCTGCTCGACGTGCTGTTGGTACTGCTGCTGATATTTATGGCTACAGCGCCAATCATCACGCAAAGCGTGGAAGTTGATCTTCCTGATGCGACAGATTCTAAAACGGTATCTACTGATGATAACCCACCGGTCATTGTTGAAGTTTCCGGTGTTGGTCAATACACCATCGTGGTGGATCATCAGCGTATGGAGCAGTTGCCGGAACAGCAGGTTATTGCGGAAGCAACCAGCCGTATCCAAGCCAATCCGAAGACAGTCTTCCTGATCGGCGGTGCAAAAGATGTTCCTTATGATGAAATCATCAAGGCGCTGAACATGCTCCATCAGGCAGGTGTGAAATCTGTCGGACTTATGACACAGCCTATTTAACGATAGGTAATTTGTAACACTTATTGGAAACCCGGCTTTTCTTGGCCTGATAAAACAGTTGTCTGCAAAGCGATAACTGGTGCAGAAGAAATTCGGGTTTTTGGCAATCCTGTGTTGGGAAATCTATTTTGGTAAAGGCAACTGCAACTGAACAAAACGATAAGCTCAAACGCGCCGTTATTGTTTCGGTCGTTCTGCATATCATCATAATTGCCCTGCTTATCTGGGGATCGCTGGACGAAGATACCAGCATGAGTGGCGGTGGCGGCGGGAGTGACATCTCAGCCGTTATGGTTGATCCAAGCGCGGTGGTTGATCAGTACAATCGCCAGCAGCAGCAACAAGCCGATGCTCAACGCGCTGCACAATCCCGTCAGAAAAAGTCCGAGCAGCAGGCTGAGGAACTTCAGCAGAAGCAGGCAGCAGAGCAG
This window contains:
- the cydB gene encoding cytochrome d ubiquinol oxidase subunit II; this translates as MFDYEVLRFIWWALIGVLFIGFAVTDGFDMGVGILLRIIGKTDTDRRVMINSIAPHWDGNQVWLITAGGALFAAWPMVYAAAFSGFYGAMILVLCALFFRPLGFDYRSKLENARWRGMWDWGIFIGSFVPALVFGVAFGNLLLGVPFHIDNDLRLFYTGSLFELLNPFGLLAGIVSLTMLITQGATYLQMRTTGELHLRTRTASQISALVMMVCFLLAGVWLVKGIDGYLVTSTLDHAGPSNPLHKTVAHQAGAWLVNFNNMPSLWAIPALGVILPLFTILFSRINKGALAFVSNSLTIACVILTAGITMFPFVMPSITNPDASLTMWDATSTLLTLKVMTVVACIFVPIILIYTSWAYYKMFGRLDKTYIENNKHSLY
- the cydX gene encoding cytochrome bd-I oxidase subunit CydX — its product is MWYFAWILGTLLACSFGIITALAFEHSEENKAAAAKERE
- the ybgE gene encoding cyd operon protein YbgE codes for the protein MSALADRVYAVTDKGPLRALSLVMALVLAGCVFWQPGEFASSTSQLEVWHGIILIWAVCTGLIHGFGFRPHRSVWKAFFSPLPAMIILLAGLVYFFS
- the ybgC gene encoding tol-pal system-associated acyl-CoA thioesterase, with the protein product MSNSLFRWPVRVYYEDTDAGGVVYHAQYIAFYERARTEMLRQRNIHQQQLLDEHVAFAVRRMTVEYLAPACLDDLLDVQSEITSIRGASLTFAQRILDARGNLLSTAEVLIACIDPHQKKPRALPKSFVAEFKQ
- the tolQ gene encoding Tol-Pal system protein TolQ, which gives rise to MTDMNILDLFLKASILVKLIMLILVCFSVASWAIIIQRTKVLNAATREAEAFEDKFWSGIELSRLYQESQGRRETLTGAEQIFHSGFKEFARLHRANSHAPESVIDGSSRAMRISFNREMETLETHIPFLGTVGSISPYIGLFGTVWGIMHAFIGLGSVKQATLQMVAPGIAEALIATAIGLFAAIPAVMAYNRLNQRVNKLEQNYDNFMEEFTAILHRQAFSRETSSN
- the tolR gene encoding colicin uptake protein TolR, giving the protein MARVRGRHRRELKSEINIVPLLDVLLVLLLIFMATAPIITQSVEVDLPDATDSKTVSTDDNPPVIVEVSGVGQYTIVVDHQRMEQLPEQQVIAEATSRIQANPKTVFLIGGAKDVPYDEIIKALNMLHQAGVKSVGLMTQPI